The sequence below is a genomic window from Arthrobacter sp. U41.
TCCTGTTCAGCGCCACGCCGCCCCACTCGGACTGGGCCAGCAGATGTCAGCGGGCCTTCCGCCAGCCCCACGCGGGGTGCTTCACGGCGACAGCGCGCAGGGCAGCCCGGAGCTGCATTTCCTCGAAGCCCATGTCGGGTTTCTTCTTGCGGAACGCGGACCGGTTCTGGCCCAGGAGCGCGCAGGCGAAGCGTTCGGAAGCCCCGAACTTCTCCACCGCCATGCGCACGGCACGGCGGCGGGGCTCGGGGCTCAGAATTTTCCCTTGGCCACCTCGTTGAGGATGTCGATGGCCAGTTCCTTCTCAGCCAGCAGGCGCTTGAGCCGGGCGTTCTCCTTCTCCAGCTCCTTCGTCCGTTTGGACACCTCGGCGTTCTTCTCGGACCCGTACTGGTTCAGCCAGCGGTACCAGGTCGCCTCGGTGACCTGAAGCTCCTTGACGACCTCGACCATCGGGCGTCCGTCATTGAGCATCTTCTGGCCCTGCCGGACTTTGGCGATGACCTGCTCGGGGGTGTGTCTGCGTGCCATGATTCGTGAATTTCCTCCTGTGTCCATTCTCGGACACGAAACTCACACAGACACTGGACTTCTATCCGGGGACCCAACCAGGACCATCGCCGGTCGGCAGAGAAACTACCCTTGCAGCACAAAACCTTTCAGGCGCTCCAGCACGATGCTTCTCTCCAGATTCGTGAAGTGGTACGCCTTCCCCCGCGCTCCAAACTCCCGACGCTGCTCAGCGGACATCTGGTACATGGCCCGGATATTGTCTGCAAGGGCGGCGGAGTCGGCTGCTGGACCCACGAAGCCGCACTGTGCTTCATCTTCCACGAGGGTACGAACCTCGCCGTCCATTGCAAGGACCAGAGGGCGCCCCGAGGCGATGTACGACATCACCTTGGCAGGCACGGTGGCCTCCAACAGTTCACTCTTGACTAGGCAACCCACCAGAACGTCCGCCAATGTCGTATATTTCGGAATGTCGCCGACTGGATGGTGCCCTTCGAAGCGGAACACGTGACGAAGGCCGCGACGCTCGACTTCCTTCTCTACGTCGCCGCGGCTCATTCCGTCCCCCACGATGACCCAGGAGATATCGCTCAGCCCTTCGGACTTGAGGATCTCCGCCGCCTCGATCATCGTCTCAAACGACTGGGCAGGACTGATGTTGCCGGCGAAAACGACCTTGAATCCTTCGCCAAGATGGTCAGCCAGCACCGGATCATGGATCTCTCTCTCGTAGAGACTCTCGCAGGCCTGAGGCACGACGGTGATCTTGTCGTCCGCAAGACCCGTGATGTCTTTGATTCGGGCCCGCATTTGTTCCGACAGAACGACGATCTTGTCGGGTTGCCGGTAGTGCCAGTGGGATACCTTTTCAGCCATCCGGCGGAAAAATCTGTTCCGTATATTGAGGACAGAGAACAAGTTCTCAGGCCACAGGTCAAGCACATACATCGTAGATTCGATACGGCGCAACTTGGAGAGGATTATTCCGGAGATCGACATCATCACTGGCGACAACTGGTAGAGGAATATCTTGTCGTACTTGCCGAACATGAGTCGAGGCAGGTGAAGAAGACTGGCGATGGGGAACGAGACGTAGTTCAGAAAAATGCGCAAGCTCGAATTGTCACCGCGAGGTAGTTCTGGAGCACGGTAAATCACGACCCCCTCATGCTCTTCCTTGTACGGGCCCTTCCAGGAGTACCCCGGGAAAAACTCACCTTTGGGGTAGTTTGGCAGGCCGCAAAGAACCTCCACGTCGACGCCACTAGCAACGAAGTAGTCGCAGATATCATTGATCCGAAACCCCTCGGGCCAGAAGTGCTGGCCCACTACCAAAACCTTGGGTGTGTGGTCCACTACTATGAAGCCGTCTTGATCGAAGGCAGCAGGTCCTGGATGTAGTCAGTGGTCTTGATCTTTTCGATGATCTGATCCACTGTCAGCTGCTGGGTGTTGTGAGACGTGTACTCCTCCAACGTCTCGCTCACTTCGTCGCCGGAGTCGAAAAACTTCTCGTAATTAAGGTCCCTCGTGTCAGCAGGCACGCGGAAGTACTCACCCAAGTCCTCCGACTTGGCCCGC
It includes:
- a CDS encoding glycosyltransferase family 4 protein, with translation MGQHFWPEGFRINDICDYFVASGVDVEVLCGLPNYPKGEFFPGYSWKGPYKEEHEGVVIYRAPELPRGDNSSLRIFLNYVSFPIASLLHLPRLMFGKYDKIFLYQLSPVMMSISGIILSKLRRIESTMYVLDLWPENLFSVLNIRNRFFRRMAEKVSHWHYRQPDKIVVLSEQMRARIKDITGLADDKITVVPQACESLYEREIHDPVLADHLGEGFKVVFAGNISPAQSFETMIEAAEILKSEGLSDISWVIVGDGMSRGDVEKEVERRGLRHVFRFEGHHPVGDIPKYTTLADVLVGCLVKSELLEATVPAKVMSYIASGRPLVLAMDGEVRTLVEDEAQCGFVGPAADSAALADNIRAMYQMSAEQRREFGARGKAYHFTNLERSIVLERLKGFVLQG